A section of the Diabrotica virgifera virgifera chromosome 8, PGI_DIABVI_V3a genome encodes:
- the LOC126890428 gene encoding putative nuclease HARBI1: MELIDEIEPYLAGQIRITSVPNHLKVLCALHFYAQGNYQKAVGQDFLLGMSQPMVSRCINTISEILSNHIGRRYIKFPSTVEEKRLLTQGFMNKFNFPGVIGCIDCTHIAIVAPPLEHPVHPGIAYLNRKGFHSINCQLICDSNLKILNCNARYPGSTHDSAIWTMSNVIQHMEQTYGNGERGFWLLGDSGYPLQPWLLTPIEGAQQNTPEGRYTFSHSSVRNCVERCNGVLKMRFRCLLKHRVLHYTPVKAAEIINACCVLHNILVSHNIEVELVEEDELVNDMEENVQENNLPLDDRLVAGRRIRNQLIRNYFN, encoded by the exons ATGGAGCTTATTGATGAAATAGAGCCTTATTTGGCTGGACAGATCAGAATAACATCTGTGCCAAATCATTTGAAG GTTTTATGTGCTTTACATTTTTATGCCCAAGGAAACTATCAAAAAGCTGTTGGCCAAGACTTTTTGTTGGGTATGAGCCAACCAATGGTTAGTCGGTGCATAAACACTATAAGTGAAATACTGTCTAATCACATTGGTAGGCGGTACATAAAATTTCCCAGTACAGTAGAAGAAAAACGTTTGTTAACGCAAGG ATTTATGAATAAATTTAACTTCCCAGGCGTAATAGGGTGCATTGACTGTACACACATTGCAATTGTTGCACCTCCTCTAGAGCACCCTGTACATCCAGGCATTGCATACCTCAACAGAAAGGGATTTCACAGTATAAATTGCCAACTG ATATGTGActcaaatttaaaaatattaaattgcaATGCAAGATATCCTGGATCCACACATGATTCTGCTATATGGACCATGTCTAATGTTATTCAACATATGGAACAAACATATGGTAATGGAGAACGAGGATTCTGGTTATTAG GTGATTCTGGCTATCCCTTACAGCCATGGTTACTAACACCAATAGAAGGTGCCCAACAAAATACTCCAGAAGGACGATATACTTTTTCACACAGTTCAGTAAGAAACTGTGTAGAACGGTGCAATGGAGTATTAAAAATGAGATTTCGCTGTCTCTTAAAACACAGAGTTCTACACTATACTCCTGTCAAAGCTGCTGAAATAATAAATGCCTGTTGTGTGCTACACAACATTCTTGTTTCACACAATATCGAAGTAGAACTAGTAGAAGAAGATGAACTTGTAAATGATATGGAGGAAAATGTACAAGAAAATAACT tGCCACTAGATGATAGATTGGTTGCTGGCCGCAGAATTCGGAACCAATTgataagaaattattttaattaa